Part of the Cydia pomonella isolate Wapato2018A chromosome 20, ilCydPomo1, whole genome shotgun sequence genome is shown below.
gcaaaaatgccatttttcgtttttaacggcatcgtattcgtcttgtaacaatacgtaagcacaatttttttcataattttatcataacaattagttaattaaataattaaaaaatcatttggcgtataacagacagtcataattttatgtcgttccaaaaagccgtactgaaggcgtataagtgatattttcattcagtccccgatattcatcggagtataaaggcgtacgtacatacttctctcacgtgacagtgcgaaccaccaaatagtgtcacgctatataggcgtacatatatacgaccataaacttttaccaactatcctcaaaatgcgtcgcggcaaagaggcgtatgaacatacgaccgtacaaaaattacgttggccttctaataatgccgggccaaaggggcgcggagacagcgtccttgattgccgcatattgctatccctttctgtcaagcgggtaagcgcactagggccgactgtctctcagtcagtgtctagtgcgttacagtatgctgtgcatctcgtgcgaataataacaataaagtggagcgctctgatgctgatggctctgccctgggcattcaagaatgacgtggacGGCCATCCTGTCTCCAAGTActctctgcagagggggctatctgtaacacgtagggttagtaggtgttttgtttagtggggcgtggccggttatggccccagtcacaAGCCGgacctgtggcctcttcagctgtctcagcctcctcgacaaaccggggtcgattgtcgggagggcttccttcgcctgcctgcacttGCCTTGGTTAAACCAGTacggttggtgttttaccttggtgttgtgtcgcagaatgttccggagccaggcataaggcagaggtataattggctccggtcctgccaccctcagttccgaacatcctctcgccaatatgtcggccgcatcgttccctcgcgagttgctgtgtcccttgatccactgcagagttaagctggtggtggtgcttacatctgacagagctttgtggcatttgtagattagccctgaggtcaaagtataactttgcagagcttgtagtactggccaactatcagagagtatgcggatggagtaCTCCAATACGTTCCTTgaggcgattgcgtgtgctgccattatgatgccaattctgcctggaagactgtgttgtgggcacctagttaagtcctagtggtgttgagatatgtatgtttaggtcctctgagaatactccagcgccagtgcctgaccttgtctttgatccatccgtgaagattctcagctctcatgggttgagtccttcacgaggtttGTACAGTCTCATTACTGTACATGCTTACGTTGCGATAAACTATAACGTAAGCCCTACGTGATGCATACGTCATGTGACAttaagaaaatagaaaatagattaATTAACGCACAATAGAAATGTCAAGGGTATGAATCAtctaagaaattataattatatttaatattgttaaatgtcACTTAAATGCCATGCACGTAGACAGCAACTATATAAACCCTGGTTTTCCTCAATAAATCGTTCAGTAACCATCCAACCTTCAGTGTATTATTCTACCTCCGCCACCAGCGCTACCAGTCGCATCAAGCAAGTGTAAGGGCTAACGGCCCCTACATTTTATGGTCCTTCGAACCTCTCCGGGTCCTTCGCTGCTCACAAAAGGTATTTAGTGTTTTGTTGCTTATTACGATAGTGAATCGGTTTACTGGCCTCCCACAAGCGGGTCTCACCAGTAAATTGAGAAGGCACATATATCGTGCTAAAAGCACTGATTGCCTGTGAGCTGTGAACACGGACTTCGGGCTGAACCAGAGGTAATACTCCACCCACGCTGCGCTCCGGAACCTACATCTAAAGACAGAAGGGGTGCAAGCTCTACGTGTTGTGTATCAATCAAACTCGTCAGCTCACTCATACTCGGTAAACTACTGAGAACATCAGCTTAACAATTGGCTATCCTATCGCCTGTCACGGTAACAAGAAACCCGGCGGTGATTGGACATACCAACTAACTTCAAGCGACAGCTTAGCCTTCAACTCATCATGAGCAAACTCCTGCAGCAACAAGCCTGCTTTGAAAGCATCAAGTCCCTGTGCGCCAACTACAAGAAAGACTCAGCGGACAGGAAAACTCGCGACTATTTAAACAAACGGCTGGCCAATCTCGACGCCTTATGGGATAAGTTCGAGAGCCAACATGGGGTCCTCGAAACAGAAATCGAGGACAAAAACATCACCTACTTTCAGGAAGACATccacacaaaaacaaaaaacatgtaCGACGTTACTAAGGCGGATATGCTAAACTTGATTCACAAGCTAACTGAAGCGAACAGTTCAGTACAATTCGACCTTACAGAGCGTCTGGAAGGAACGGAAACCGGAACCAGTGACGTCATTCAACTGTTAAGCAAACAAGAATGCAACTTCAAGGCAATCGACCGAGCGATGTCAAAAATTGCCATTGCCCCTAACAATGAAAAATGGGAATTAGAAGATAATCTTAATATCCTAAAATCAAAATGGACGGACATAGACAAACAACACTGGGAGATAGATGGCTTACTCAAAGGTGCTCATGAAACTTACTACAATATATTCACCGACATAGAAAACAGGTACGATTCCATGCGAAAGGATCTCAACAGCAAGATATGGACAACGTCACATTATCAAAAATCGGCACCTCGCATTTCGATACCCGAATTCTCGGGAAACTACAACCAATGGATTTCGTTCAAAGATCTTTTCGTAGAAACCGTCCACAACAATCCAACAATCAACAAGGCACAGAAGATGCAGCATCTCAAAACTAAACTTCGTGGAGAAGCAGAAAGATTGGTCCAGCATCTCACAATTAACGCAGACAACTACAACTCATGCTGGGACATTTTAAATCAGCGTTATGACAATCGGCGTCTTCAATTTACTTCCTTTATGAACACCATGCTGAATTTGCCTACCATTCAACAACCAGATGCctacaacctgaaaaaaatgCATGACGTCATAACCGAATGCTTAAGTGGACTAACAAATATCGGCTTAGATACCACAACGTGGGATCCTATTATCGTTCATTTGATGACTTTGAAATTGGACGCATCCACACACAGCGACTACGTACGGGACCTCCAAGACCACAGGGAAGTACCGGTGTTACATGACTTTCTCTACTTTCTAGAGAGCAAATTCATGGCTTATGAAACCATGAAACGCGCTAAAAAGGATGTCATCACCCAACAGAAGCAAGCATCCGTGAAAACCTTTAGTAAGGAATATCAAACCAAGAAGCCTAACTACAATAACTTTAACTATTTCAAGAATAACTTCAAAACATACCATGCAACACACGGTCAATGTCCACTTTGCGAAGGGGGGCACTCGCTGAGACAATGTCAAAGGTTTGTTGACCTGGATATACCGCAACGCAACAATATGGTTGCGAAACTAAAGGTCTGCAAAAACTGTTTGTCCGATCACGGGGACAGGGAATGCGGATCTCAAAATACGTGCAAAGAATGTAACATGAAACATCAttcattattgcacaataatAACATGAAGAAACAAATAGCTtctaaatatacaaaatttccATTCGGGCCAAAGCCATCAACTTCCACTCAACAACCAACGAGCCATCATATAGCAACAAATGAGGTAGAAGTCCTGCTAACTACGGTTCAGCTTCAACTTCAGGCAAGCAACGGGACATTTACAACGCTACGCGCATTACTAGATCAAGGCTCTCAGCTAAATCTCATAACTGAAAATGCCGCACAATTACTAAACCTACCCAGGAAGAAGCTAAATGGGACTATAACTGGAATCGGGACCTTAACCTGCAAAGGAAAAGCAGAGCTTAAGGGCAAGTCCTTGCATTCCGATTATACATTTCAAACAAAAGCATTTATCGTCCGCAAAATAACTAGGAACTTACCTAACTCCACATTCAAGAAAGCAGACTGGCCGCacatacaaaacttaaaactagcGGACCCTGACTTCGACGTGTCGCGCCCCATAGACCTGCTACTCGGGGCCCACGTTTACGCTGACGCCCTCATGAACGGGCTAATAAAAGCTGGTAAAAGGGCTCCAATTGCCCAACAAACCCAGCTAGGTTGGATTATCAGTGGAAGCCTGACAACTCCCACCTCACCCAGCTGCCACGCAGCCTTAACTAACATGGATGAACTTACCAAATTTTGGGAAAATGAAGACATCTCGCAAAACGACGCGGATAGGTCTACGGACGATAAATGTGAAGATTACTACCAGCAAACTGTTAAGCGGGGCCCCGATGGAAAATACATTGTGAAAATGCCACTAAAcgcaaaatacgaaaaaaagctgggaaattcaaaacaaatagCGATCTCTCAGTTTCTACAACTAGAACGCAAACTGCAAAGGCAACCAAAATTCGCCCAAATGTATCGGGAATTTATGAAAGAATATTCCGATCTGCAGCACATGAAGCCTTCTAAGTCATCCTCAGCACAAGACTGTTACCTTCCGCATCATGGGGTGCTGAGGGCAAAAGCATCCACCACAAAGTTAAGGGTTGTTTATAATGCATCACAAAAAACCAGCAGCGGCTATAGCTTAAATAGCCTCCAAGAAAAGGGTCCTAACCTACAAAGGGACATTCAAGCCCTGATACTAAAATGGAGGTCCTACAAATACGCCTTTTGCGCTGATGTCCAAATGATGTACAGATGCATATGGATCTCTGAGGACCAACAACATCTTCAGAAGATAATATGGCGAAACTCGCCTTCTGAAAAACTTCAGGAATACCAACTCTGTACAGTAACCTACGGCCAAAAATGTGCAGGTTGGTTAGCAACAAGAACACTCAAGCAGTTGGCCATTGACGATGGTCACAAACATCCCGAAGCTGCCGAAACACTAAAGAACGAATTCTACGTTGACGACCTCATCAGCGGTCGCAACTCAATCGAAGAAGCAAAAGAACTACAGAGCTCACTAATAAGCCTACTCAAAGGTGGAGGTATGAACTTACGAAAATGGTCAGCTAACGACCCAACTTTGCTGGAGGATCTAACCAAAGATCAAATTTCAACACAAATATACGACTTCAAACATG
Proteins encoded:
- the LOC133529314 gene encoding uncharacterized protein LOC133529314, with amino-acid sequence MSKLLQQQACFESIKSLCANYKKDSADRKTRDYLNKRLANLDALWDKFESQHGVLETEIEDKNITYFQEDIHTKTKNMYDVTKADMLNLIHKLTEANSSVQFDLTERLEGTETGTSDVIQLLSKQECNFKAIDRAMSKIAIAPNNEKWELEDNLNILKSKWTDIDKQHWEIDGLLKGAHETYYNIFTDIENRYDSMRKDLNSKIWTTSHYQKSAPRISIPEFSGNYNQWISFKDLFVETVHNNPTINKAQKMQHLKTKLRGEAERLVQHLTINADNYNSCWDILNQRYDNRRLQFTSFMNTMLNLPTIQQPDAYNLKKMHDVITECLSGLTNIGLDTTTWDPIIVHLMTLKLDASTHSDYVRDLQDHREVPVLHDFLYFLESKFMAYETMKRAKKDVITQQKQASVKTFSKEYQTKKPNYNNFNYFKNNFKTYHATHGQCPLCEGGHSLRQCQRFVDLDIPQRNNMVAKLKVCKNCLSDHGDRECGSQNTCKECNMKHHSLLHNNNMKKQIASKYTKFPFGPKPSTSTQQPTSHHIATNEVEVLLTTVQLQLQASNGTFTTLRALLDQGSQLNLITENAAQLLNLPRKKLNGTITGIGTLTCKGKAELKGKSLHSDYTFQTKAFIVRKITRNLPNSTFKKADWPHIQNLKLADPDFDVSRPIDLLLGAHVYADALMNGLIKAGKRAPIAQQTQLGWIISGSLTTPTSPSCHAALTNMDELTKFWENEDISQNDADRSTDDKCEDYYQQTVKRGPDGKYIVKMPLNAKYEKKLGNSKQIAISQFLQLERKLQRQPKFAQMYREFMKEYSDLQHMKPSKSSSAQDCYLPHHGVLRAKASTTKLRVVYNASQKTSSGYSLNSLQEKGPNLQRDIQALILKWRSYKYAFCADVQMMYRCIWISEDQQHLQKIIWRNSPSEKLQEYQLCTVTYGQKCAGWLATRTLKQLAIDDGHKHPEAAETLKNEFYVDDLISGRNSIEEAKELQSSLISLLKGGGMNLRKWSANDPTLLEDLTKDQISTQIYDFKHEESMKTLGLGWNPSSDTFLLSWELQNDTASNLTKRTLLSEISRLYDPLGWYSPVTVTAKLIFQRVWTSNISWDQILPHQIQEDWIKLKTELQLLNKVNLNRWIGGTSKQIELLGFSDASEKAFACVIYTRVKDDNGKLRTTLLAAKTRVAPISQKTTLPKLELCGTLLLAQLMKKVLKAYKDYDVTIRAFCDSQVTLAWLQGDESRWEKYVANRVVKVTQIIPADKWNYIRSEENPSDCASRGVYPSKLVNLTLWWHGPSLPETNLENELQTSTCHFTTNIGLAENEETTLTTNQNNNFMYDLLNKCSSLSRAIVT